The following are from one region of the Procambarus clarkii isolate CNS0578487 chromosome 52, FALCON_Pclarkii_2.0, whole genome shotgun sequence genome:
- the LOC138352038 gene encoding calphotin-like, with the protein MVITGSAVAMVITGPVVAMVITGPVVAIAITGPVVAMVITGPVVAMVITGPVVAIAITGPVVAMVITGPVVAMVITGPVVAMVITGPVVAMVITGPVVATVITGPVVATVITGPVVATVITGPVVATVITGPVVAMVITGPVVATVITGLVVATVITGPVVATVITGPVVATVITGPVVATVITGPVVAMVITGPVVATVITGPVVATVFTGPVVAMVITGPVVATVITGSAVATVITGPAVATVITGSAVATVITGPVVATVITGSAVATVITGPAVATVITGSAVATVITGPAVATVITGPAVATVITGPVVAMVITGPVVATVITGSAVATVITGPAVATVITGPAVAMVITGPVVATVITGPAVATVITGPAVAMVITGPAVATVITGPAVAMVITGPAVAMVITGPAVAMMITGPAVAMEITGPAVATVITGPAVAMVITGPAVAMVITGPAVVMMITGPAVAMMITGPAVAMVITGPTVAIVITGPAVATVITGPTVAMVITDPAVAMVITGTAVAMVITGPAVAMVITGPTVAMVITCPAVAMVITGPAVAMVITGPAVAMVITGPAVAMVITSPAVAMVITGPAVAMVITSPAVAMVISKISTYVVIFNGIVVQQYCLYLH; encoded by the coding sequence TGGCCCTGTTGTTGCCATGGTGATTACTGGCCCTGTTGTTGCCATGGTGATTACTGGCCCTGTTGTTGCCATTGCCATTACTGGCCCTGTTGTTGCCATGGTGATTACTGGCCCTGTTGTTGCCATGGTGATTACTGGCCCTGTTGTTGCCATGGTGATTACTGGCCCTGTTGTTGCCATGGTGATTACTGGCCCTGTTGTTGCCACGGTGATTACTGGCCCTGTTGTTGCCACGGTGATTACTGGCCCTGTTGTTGCCACGGTGATTACTGGCCCTGTTGTTGCCACGGTGATTACTGGCCCTGTTGTTGCCATGGTGATTACTGGCCCTGTTGTTGCCACGGTGATTACTGGCCTTGTTGTTGCCACGGTGATTACTGGCCCTGTTGTTGCCACGGTGATTACTGGCCCTGTTGTTGCCACGGTGATTACTGGCCCTGTTGTTGCCACGGTGATTACTGGCCCTGTTGTTGCCATGGTGATTACTGGCCCTGTTGTTGCCACGGTGATTACTGGCCCTGTTGTTGCCACGGTGTTTACTGGCCCTGTTGTTGCCATGGTGATTACTGGCCCTGTTGTTGCCACGGTGATTACTGGCTCTGCTGTTGCCACGGTGATTACTGGCCCTGCTGTTGCCACGGTGATTACTGGCTCTGCTGTTGCCACGGTGATTACTGGCCCTGTTGTTGCCACGGTGATTACTGGCTCTGCTGTTGCCACGGTGATTACTGGCCCTGCTGTTGCCACGGTGATTACTGGCTCTGCTGTTGCCACGGTGATTACTGGCCCTGCTGTTGCCACGGTGATTACTGGCCCTGCTGTTGCCACGGTGATTACTGGCCCTGTTGTTGCCATGGTGATTACTGGCCCTGTTGTTGCCACGGTGATTACTGGCTCTGCTGTTGCCACGGTGATTACTGGCCCTGCTGTTGCCACGGTGATTACTGGCCCTGCCGTTGCCATGGTGATTACTGGCCCTGTTGTTGCCACGGTGATTACTGGCCCTGCTGTTGCCACGGTGATTACTGGCCCTGCTGTTGCCATGGTGATTACTGGCCCTGCTGTTGCCACGGTTATTACTGGCCCTGCCGTTGCCATGGTGATTACTGGCCCTGCTGTTGCCATGGTGATTACTGGCCCTGCTGTTGCCATGATGATTACTGGCCCTGCTGTTGCCATGGAGATTACTGGCCCTGCTGTTGCCACGGTTATTACTGGCCCTGCTGTTGCCATGGTGATTACTGGCCCTGCTGTTGCCATGGTGATTACTGGCCCTGCTGTTGTCATGATGATTACTGGCCCTGCCGTTGCCATGATGATTACTGGCCCTGCTGTTGCCATGGTGATTACTGGCCCTACTGTTGCCATAGTGATTACTGGCCCTGCTGTTGCCACGGTTATTACTGGCCCTACTGTTGCCATGGTGATTACTGACCCTGCTGTTGCCATGGTGATTACTGGCACTGCCGTTGCCATGGTGATTACTGGCCCTGCCGTTGCCATGGTGATTACTGGCCCTACCGTTGCCATGGTGATTACTTGCCCTGCCGTTGCCATGGTGATTACTGGCCCTGCTGTTGCCATGGTGATTACTGGCCCTGCTGTTGCCATGGTGATTACTGGCCCTGCTGTTGCCATGGTGATTACTAGCCCTGCTGTTGCCATGGTGATTACTGGCCCTGCTGTTGCCATGGTGATTACTAGCCCTGCTGTTGCCATGGTGATCAGTAAAATATCCACCTACGTTGTCATATTTAATGGCATAGTTgtacaacaatattgtttgtattTGCATTGA